From the genome of Penaeus monodon isolate SGIC_2016 chromosome 16, NSTDA_Pmon_1, whole genome shotgun sequence, one region includes:
- the LOC119582880 gene encoding uncharacterized protein LOC119582880 isoform X1, translating to MAGSERLADVLERELQKESGVLRGASLVTATPHTWHLLLRDPFFGSKMTLFHDEKENYILHVCCKKKKYPYISNKRNANVVKLRNDCFSRIKEIMAQVAIGEAFVTATKTSTWLQLRCMIVNVCLMLHFPVHKNSLVATCPHRFRKKRKLGEVSSSVTYFTASGGVSHLCKKAEIPTEKGLNAGTSYTFIHHDNDEMAKALLRKVDERVKQTVRRNAEVVRVFSERLQTTFPAGGVLAGADVMHSGSAYEGLTVKPKTDFDVIVVLALQCLEAGFEVIRDESSFFRIKARSGFVQAEHLQSLLFKELTECVNKTKVSGTTIRCREGLASLGRRDRNGVRQDLGRFVPTDPSSNMGEVPRSGQPRQPPSLSPALHRRAEQEQISGDVLQPSCSRTP from the exons CTGGCAGACGTCTTGGAGAGGGAACTGCAGAAGGAGAGCGGTGTCCTGCGCGGGGCGTCCTTGGTGAccgccacaccacacacgtggCACCTCCTTCTGCGGGACCCTTTCTTTGGCAGCAAGATGACG ctgTTCCACGACGAAAAGGAAAACTATATTCTCCACGTATGctgcaagaagaaaaaatatccttatataagtaataaaaggAATGCTAACGTGGTCAAGCTGAGAAATGATTGCTTTAGTAG gATCAAAGAAATCATGGCGCAGGTGGCGATCGGGGAGGCGTTTGTAACAGCAACTAAAACCTCGACTTGGCTGCAATTGCGGTGCATGATCGTTAATGTCTGCTTGATGCTTCATTTCCCGG TGCACAAAAATTCGTTGGTGGCAACCTGTCCTCATCGCTTCAGGAAGAAAAGGAAGCTCGGTGAGGTTTCCAGTTCAGTCACCTATTTCACGGCGTCAGGTGGAGTATCGCATCTCTGCAAAAAGGCGGAAATACCAACGGAAAAGGGATTAAACG ctggGACTTCCTATACCTTCATTCACCACGAT AATGATGAAATGGCCAAGGCGCTTCTGAGGAAAGTTGACGAAAGAGTGAAACAGACAGTAAGGAGGAATGCAGag GTCGTCCGAGTCTTCTCCGAGCGCCTGCAGACGACCTTCCCCGCGGGGGGCGTCCTCGCCGGCGCTGACGTCATGCACTCCGGCAGCGCCTACGAGGGCCTGACGGTGAAGCCCAAGACGGACTTCGACGTGATCGTGGTCCTCGCCCTACAGTGCCTGGAGGCCGGCTTCGAG GTGATTCGCGATGAAAGTTCGTTCTTTAGGATAAAAGCAAGGAGTGGTTTCGTCCAAGCTGAGCACCTCCAGAGTCTTCTATTTAAGGA ACTAACCGAGTGCGTTAACAAGACGAAAGTGAGCGGAACGACAATCAGGTGTCGAGAAGGTCTGGCTTCTCTCGGACGTCGAGATCGAAACGGAGTTCGACAAGATCTCGGTCGATTTGTCCCCACAGATCCCAG ttCGAACATGGGGGAGGTGCCCAGATCTGGTCAGCCTCGGCAGCCTCCCTCGTTGTCTCCGGCGCTACATCGACGAGCTGAACAGGAACAAATCTCCGGTGATGTTCTTCAGCCCAGCTGTTCCCGGACACCATAG
- the LOC119582880 gene encoding uncharacterized protein LOC119582880 isoform X2 codes for MTLFHDEKENYILHVCCKKKKYPYISNKRNANVVKLRNDCFSRIKEIMAQVAIGEAFVTATKTSTWLQLRCMIVNVCLMLHFPVHKNSLVATCPHRFRKKRKLGEVSSSVTYFTASGGVSHLCKKAEIPTEKGLNAGTSYTFIHHDNDEMAKALLRKVDERVKQTVRRNAEVVRVFSERLQTTFPAGGVLAGADVMHSGSAYEGLTVKPKTDFDVIVVLALQCLEAGFEVIRDESSFFRIKARSGFVQAEHLQSLLFKELTECVNKTKVSGTTIRCREGLASLGRRDRNGVRQDLGRFVPTDPSSNMGEVPRSGQPRQPPSLSPALHRRAEQEQISGDVLQPSCSRTP; via the exons ATGACG ctgTTCCACGACGAAAAGGAAAACTATATTCTCCACGTATGctgcaagaagaaaaaatatccttatataagtaataaaaggAATGCTAACGTGGTCAAGCTGAGAAATGATTGCTTTAGTAG gATCAAAGAAATCATGGCGCAGGTGGCGATCGGGGAGGCGTTTGTAACAGCAACTAAAACCTCGACTTGGCTGCAATTGCGGTGCATGATCGTTAATGTCTGCTTGATGCTTCATTTCCCGG TGCACAAAAATTCGTTGGTGGCAACCTGTCCTCATCGCTTCAGGAAGAAAAGGAAGCTCGGTGAGGTTTCCAGTTCAGTCACCTATTTCACGGCGTCAGGTGGAGTATCGCATCTCTGCAAAAAGGCGGAAATACCAACGGAAAAGGGATTAAACG ctggGACTTCCTATACCTTCATTCACCACGAT AATGATGAAATGGCCAAGGCGCTTCTGAGGAAAGTTGACGAAAGAGTGAAACAGACAGTAAGGAGGAATGCAGag GTCGTCCGAGTCTTCTCCGAGCGCCTGCAGACGACCTTCCCCGCGGGGGGCGTCCTCGCCGGCGCTGACGTCATGCACTCCGGCAGCGCCTACGAGGGCCTGACGGTGAAGCCCAAGACGGACTTCGACGTGATCGTGGTCCTCGCCCTACAGTGCCTGGAGGCCGGCTTCGAG GTGATTCGCGATGAAAGTTCGTTCTTTAGGATAAAAGCAAGGAGTGGTTTCGTCCAAGCTGAGCACCTCCAGAGTCTTCTATTTAAGGA ACTAACCGAGTGCGTTAACAAGACGAAAGTGAGCGGAACGACAATCAGGTGTCGAGAAGGTCTGGCTTCTCTCGGACGTCGAGATCGAAACGGAGTTCGACAAGATCTCGGTCGATTTGTCCCCACAGATCCCAG ttCGAACATGGGGGAGGTGCCCAGATCTGGTCAGCCTCGGCAGCCTCCCTCGTTGTCTCCGGCGCTACATCGACGAGCTGAACAGGAACAAATCTCCGGTGATGTTCTTCAGCCCAGCTGTTCCCGGACACCATAG